One genomic region from Shewanella aestuarii encodes:
- a CDS encoding sensor domain-containing diguanylate cyclase: protein MDSLTPELQQLHDKIRKLEAQLADCMAQNAELTQDKQRLKQTLKLTEEKLNATLDGNGLCLWEQDIPSGNLIMYNQEWGALLGYTLEERPAHIDSWKSHLHPDDKDWVIKAFYDHVEGKEDIYRAVHRMIHKDGSVSWVSDRGRIIEYNEDGKPKRIMGTHTDITQEKRYEQELARLAHYDPLTNLLNRNALKSHYQKNFKHPQAKGTLIFIDLDGFKGINDKAGHRIGDLLLIHVANTISQTAKTLLGTGQHAIARIGGDEFVILTTAHQAEILAPFTQTLLQQFNQPTSIEQHKTQIGLSIGVCTFSAPTTFAHAYEQADKAMYQVKQQGKHDVAFVSLL from the coding sequence ATGGACAGCTTAACGCCTGAGCTTCAACAACTGCACGATAAAATCCGCAAACTTGAAGCACAGTTAGCGGATTGTATGGCGCAGAATGCTGAATTAACTCAAGACAAACAGCGACTCAAGCAAACGCTGAAGCTCACCGAAGAAAAACTCAATGCCACCTTAGATGGCAATGGCTTATGCCTGTGGGAGCAAGATATCCCCTCAGGCAACCTCATCATGTACAACCAAGAATGGGGGGCATTGCTTGGTTATACCTTAGAAGAACGTCCTGCGCATATTGATAGTTGGAAATCACACCTACACCCAGATGATAAAGATTGGGTGATTAAAGCTTTTTACGATCATGTTGAGGGCAAAGAAGATATCTACCGAGCTGTTCATCGTATGATCCATAAAGATGGTAGTGTCAGTTGGGTATCGGATCGCGGCCGGATCATTGAATACAATGAAGACGGTAAGCCTAAACGCATTATGGGCACTCACACCGATATCACTCAAGAAAAACGCTACGAGCAAGAATTGGCACGATTAGCCCATTATGATCCCCTCACAAACTTACTTAACCGAAATGCGCTAAAAAGTCACTACCAGAAAAACTTCAAACATCCACAAGCCAAAGGAACATTAATTTTCATTGACTTGGATGGTTTTAAGGGCATAAATGATAAGGCAGGCCATCGCATTGGTGACTTACTACTAATCCATGTCGCGAATACCATTAGCCAGACAGCTAAAACTTTGTTGGGCACAGGCCAGCATGCTATCGCGAGAATTGGCGGTGATGAATTTGTTATTTTAACCACAGCTCATCAAGCAGAAATATTAGCCCCCTTTACTCAGACCTTATTGCAACAATTTAATCAGCCCACCAGCATTGAACAACATAAGACCCAAATTGGTTTGAGTATTGGAGTGTGCACATTTTCTGCTCCAACGACCTTCGCCCATGCTTATGAGCAAGCCGACAAAGCTATGTACCAGGTAAAACAACAGGGTAAGCATGATGTGGCGTTTGTATCACTGCTTTGA
- a CDS encoding TetR/AcrR family transcriptional regulator produces MAKRSRAETEQTIIQILDEALKQILSIGFEAMSYTTLSNATGISRTGISHHFPKKTEFLIRLDHRIGQFFIDALDFTSITALEKSWNQSMQVTEHKAVLKLFFSLCGNNDDSVTFFKAVNTARELAFEKLGEEGARCINHLIGYSAIMLLQSPPETQAA; encoded by the coding sequence ATGGCCAAGCGTTCACGAGCTGAGACTGAGCAAACCATTATTCAAATCTTAGACGAAGCCCTTAAACAAATCCTCAGCATAGGTTTTGAGGCAATGTCTTATACTACATTATCAAATGCGACCGGTATAAGCCGCACAGGTATTAGTCATCACTTCCCTAAAAAGACTGAATTCCTGATCCGATTAGATCACCGTATCGGCCAGTTTTTTATTGATGCATTAGATTTCACATCAATCACTGCGCTTGAAAAATCTTGGAATCAGTCAATGCAGGTGACAGAGCATAAAGCTGTGCTTAAGCTGTTTTTTAGTTTGTGTGGGAATAATGATGACAGTGTAACTTTCTTCAAGGCCGTCAATACCGCAAGAGAGCTGGCATTTGAGAAGTTAGGTGAAGAGGGAGCCCGTTGTATTAATCATTTAATTGGTTACAGTGCGATTATGTTGTTGCAAAGCCCACCAGAGACACAGGCTGCGTAG
- a CDS encoding L,D-transpeptidase family protein, with amino-acid sequence MLNLVKTIFIAATAAVISLNSFAIEYRLPAKGNRLVGENQYYVVPEGKLTLEDIAAQFQLGLTNLLEANPGVDPFLPKPGSTLVIPHQLILPDTKREGIVINSAEMRLYYYPKGKNIVEVLPIGIGQIGKDTPENWVTKVQRKRANPTWTPTARMRKEYAANGIILPDVWPAGPDNPMGLFALYVGNLYAIHGTNATFGIGLRVSQGCVRLRNEDIEHLFSSVPVGTRVEFINQPIKATEELDGNRYLEVHQPLSRTQDEFESNEPVSLTLDKTITRFLAHPDTDSFVLKRLLEQRNGIPTRINP; translated from the coding sequence ATGTTAAATCTTGTAAAAACCATTTTTATAGCTGCAACTGCTGCGGTGATAAGCTTGAATAGCTTTGCTATCGAGTACCGTTTGCCAGCAAAAGGCAATCGCCTCGTTGGTGAAAACCAATATTATGTTGTACCGGAAGGGAAACTCACGCTTGAAGATATTGCGGCGCAATTTCAACTTGGGTTAACTAACTTACTTGAAGCCAACCCTGGGGTAGACCCTTTTTTACCTAAACCTGGCAGCACGCTGGTGATCCCTCACCAACTGATTTTACCTGACACTAAGCGTGAAGGGATTGTCATCAACTCAGCCGAAATGCGACTGTATTATTATCCTAAGGGTAAAAACATTGTCGAAGTGTTACCTATTGGTATAGGACAAATTGGCAAAGACACCCCTGAAAACTGGGTCACCAAAGTGCAACGTAAACGCGCAAATCCCACTTGGACTCCAACCGCCCGTATGCGTAAAGAATACGCTGCCAATGGCATTATATTACCTGACGTATGGCCAGCGGGTCCTGATAACCCAATGGGTTTATTTGCGCTATATGTAGGTAATTTATATGCGATTCATGGCACCAATGCCACCTTTGGTATTGGGCTGCGTGTCAGTCAAGGCTGCGTGCGCTTACGCAATGAAGACATCGAGCATTTATTCAGTAGCGTGCCCGTAGGCACCCGGGTGGAGTTTATCAATCAACCGATCAAGGCCACCGAAGAACTCGACGGTAATCGCTACCTTGAAGTGCACCAACCCCTATCACGCACCCAAGATGAATTTGAATCTAACGAGCCCGTGTCCTTAACATTGGATAAAACCATTACACGTTTTCTTGCGCATCCTGATACCGATTCATTTGTATTAAAACGTTTGTTAGAGCAGCGCAACGGCATTCCGACTCGGATTAATCCTTAA
- a CDS encoding TonB-dependent receptor family protein has translation MSQSNTIRLSVLASALLMSLGANAAEKAAQDPQVATTNIEQITIFGSRNPVNTVPGSAHVISAADIEQFKYTDIMRTLASIPGVYIQEEDGYGLRPNLGMRGTGQNRSEKITIMEDGVLAAPAPYASPAAYYFPTSGRMQSVEILKGSSTVKYGPRTTGGVINMLSRQIPETDLAGKVEIAAGQDGFGKVHAFAGGQGERIGAVTEIYRYQADGFRDINGVGGDTGFVKNDALAKVSIKTDKTAKYQQIVELKLKYADEVSNETYMGLTDEDYAATPFMRYSASQKDKMTTEHKQVQLNHVIEFNDDLLLSTTAYYNDFHRNWYKADKVDGSSLSSGGVQNAADFDKGVVTAPIDVSVKANNRSYLSQGIQTELNYFVGNHELAFGARYHEDEMDRYQWADIYQLDTNQVMSRTQSGVPGTDSNRIDSADAWALFIQDRMTIGDFAITAGIRYEDVTTNRLDWGKANPGRDGQPSKDVDNSFSAVMPSLSATYQVNDALILLAGVQKGFSPAAPGNADGKEEESWNYEAGLRYNQGALTSEVIAFYGDYSNMHGNCTAAQGCDDNKIDNQYNAGEVDVTGVELSLGYEFNQKGEFTFPVKMAYTYTNAEFGSDFSSDFESWDDVKKGDSLTYLPDNQIFISAGVAAQSWQVTLAGRYTADMRTKAGQGDIPADQLIASKTVFDLSARYFINDVSEVYLNVDNLFDETYVTTRVHGSVFAGKPQSATLGYSYKF, from the coding sequence ATGAGCCAGTCAAACACCATACGTTTGAGTGTTTTAGCAAGTGCATTATTAATGTCTTTGGGCGCAAATGCCGCTGAAAAAGCTGCTCAAGATCCGCAAGTGGCTACCACTAACATTGAACAAATTACTATTTTTGGTAGCCGTAACCCTGTTAACACAGTACCAGGTAGCGCACATGTTATTTCGGCCGCTGATATTGAGCAGTTTAAATATACCGATATCATGCGTACATTGGCCTCTATTCCTGGCGTTTATATTCAAGAAGAAGATGGTTACGGATTACGTCCAAATTTAGGTATGCGTGGTACAGGACAAAATCGCTCTGAAAAAATCACCATAATGGAAGATGGTGTACTAGCCGCACCTGCGCCTTACGCATCTCCAGCTGCTTATTATTTCCCTACATCAGGGCGTATGCAAAGTGTTGAAATTCTTAAGGGGAGCTCAACGGTTAAATATGGACCTCGTACAACGGGTGGCGTAATTAACATGTTATCTCGTCAAATCCCTGAAACCGATCTGGCTGGTAAAGTTGAAATTGCTGCAGGGCAAGATGGTTTTGGTAAAGTGCACGCATTTGCTGGCGGTCAAGGTGAACGCATTGGCGCAGTTACTGAAATCTACCGTTATCAAGCTGATGGTTTCCGTGATATTAACGGTGTCGGTGGTGACACAGGTTTTGTGAAAAATGATGCGTTAGCAAAAGTGAGCATTAAAACTGACAAGACAGCTAAATATCAACAAATTGTAGAATTAAAACTGAAGTACGCTGATGAGGTTTCTAATGAAACTTACATGGGGTTAACTGATGAAGATTATGCTGCAACGCCGTTTATGCGTTATTCGGCCTCACAAAAAGATAAGATGACCACTGAGCATAAACAAGTTCAGTTAAATCATGTGATTGAGTTTAATGATGACTTGTTATTAAGCACTACAGCCTACTATAACGACTTTCACCGTAATTGGTATAAAGCAGATAAAGTTGACGGTTCAAGTTTAAGCAGTGGTGGTGTACAAAACGCCGCTGATTTTGATAAAGGTGTAGTGACCGCGCCGATTGATGTTAGTGTGAAAGCGAATAACCGTAGCTATTTATCTCAAGGCATCCAAACTGAGCTAAATTACTTCGTGGGTAATCATGAGCTGGCATTTGGTGCGCGCTATCATGAAGATGAAATGGACCGTTATCAATGGGCGGACATTTATCAATTAGACACCAACCAAGTGATGAGTCGCACTCAAAGTGGTGTTCCAGGCACTGACTCAAACCGTATTGATAGTGCAGATGCTTGGGCGTTGTTTATTCAAGATCGTATGACCATAGGCGATTTTGCTATTACTGCAGGTATTCGTTACGAAGATGTCACCACTAATCGTTTAGATTGGGGGAAAGCAAATCCTGGTCGCGATGGTCAACCAAGTAAAGATGTTGATAACAGTTTCAGTGCGGTTATGCCTTCTTTGTCGGCAACGTATCAGGTTAATGACGCGCTTATTTTATTAGCAGGTGTTCAAAAAGGTTTCTCTCCAGCAGCACCTGGTAATGCTGATGGTAAAGAGGAAGAGAGCTGGAACTATGAGGCTGGGTTACGTTATAACCAAGGTGCATTAACCTCAGAAGTGATTGCATTTTATGGTGATTACAGCAATATGCATGGTAACTGTACCGCGGCTCAAGGTTGTGACGATAACAAGATCGATAACCAGTATAATGCGGGTGAAGTGGACGTCACAGGTGTTGAGCTAAGCTTAGGATATGAGTTTAATCAAAAAGGTGAATTCACGTTCCCAGTGAAAATGGCTTACACCTATACTAATGCGGAATTTGGATCTGATTTCTCATCTGATTTTGAAAGCTGGGACGATGTTAAAAAAGGCGACTCGTTAACTTACTTACCAGATAACCAGATATTCATTTCTGCTGGTGTTGCGGCACAAAGCTGGCAAGTGACACTTGCTGGTCGATATACCGCAGATATGCGCACTAAAGCGGGCCAAGGTGATATTCCTGCTGATCAGTTAATTGCCTCTAAAACGGTATTTGATTTATCTGCCCGTTACTTTATTAATGATGTGTCAGAAGTGTACTTAAATGTTGATAATTTATTCGATGAAACTTATGTCACAACCCGTGTACACGGTTCAGTATTTGCTGGCAAACCACAGTCAGCAACTTTAGGTTATAGCTATAAGTTTTAA
- a CDS encoding DUF3581 domain-containing protein — protein sequence MFLSPYYSKENQNVTITSQQASDFAKQVAEDFNPIHDVGAKRFCVPGDLLFSVVLTEFGLSQDMQFQFAGMVGDGVTLQLPETPSEKFTISDAKGKEYLHVSRQGELCQCDKQTAAFIKSYVAFSGLNFMHVLIPMMKQYGMMINPERPLVIYESMAFHLDHFDFDDVSLHLVEQQMEVNGKRGDVTLAFELRHQGKRIGTGKKTLVLSGLRPYVEEQALQMCDYYESRKLVI from the coding sequence ATGTTTCTATCACCCTACTATTCAAAAGAAAATCAAAACGTAACCATTACATCACAACAGGCAAGTGACTTCGCCAAGCAGGTTGCAGAAGACTTCAATCCAATTCATGACGTGGGCGCAAAACGCTTTTGTGTGCCTGGCGACTTGCTATTTTCAGTGGTGTTAACCGAGTTTGGCTTAAGTCAAGATATGCAATTTCAGTTTGCTGGAATGGTCGGTGATGGTGTCACCCTACAATTACCAGAGACACCGAGTGAAAAATTCACCATTAGCGATGCTAAGGGCAAAGAATATTTACATGTGTCACGTCAAGGGGAGTTGTGTCAATGCGACAAACAAACTGCGGCATTTATCAAAAGTTATGTGGCATTTTCGGGTCTTAACTTCATGCATGTACTTATCCCAATGATGAAGCAATATGGCATGATGATAAATCCTGAACGCCCTTTAGTCATTTATGAAAGCATGGCATTCCATCTAGATCATTTCGACTTTGATGATGTCAGCCTCCATTTGGTTGAACAACAAATGGAGGTCAACGGTAAACGTGGTGATGTTACATTAGCATTTGAACTTCGCCATCAGGGAAAACGCATCGGTACGGGTAAGAAAACATTAGTGTTAAGTGGCCTAAGACCCTATGTAGAAGAACAAGCACTGCAAATGTGTGATTATTATGAGTCACGTAAATTAGTGATATAG
- a CDS encoding M16 family metallopeptidase: MAIINSELIYKILAGLLLLGAGQTAYATNLCDMTPQLTALSQIEQQIDYYQLENGIQVRLLQQVDSQSVSIASQFAVGSRNEQQGQTGYAHLFEHLLFKGSEQASIATYPQQMSAVGARFNASTHFDYTNYYATYPSQAIELNLFLESDRFIRPIISPNSVTNQQGAVLEEMAGSIDNQPYIRKAMEFLLKQVNNTPYDHAIIGSAQDVKAATAQSLQQFHQTFYRPDAMQLSLVGQLASNTAELIEHYFGQWPKPTASIANFSPLTISASAQHGEIVDSRGPWPAVLLAWHTVGRQHIDAEALSLLSQYLFQYRASLLAKSQQTHSTSLLDYSIPLTMEMHGVTNIVLVPRANESLDSLTQMITQLINQVAEQGIPADTLCRLKTSAINKHLSELSNHQNLAIYLSNSQARDTLTPLTAPWQRVNQVSPQDIQRVAKQYLLNKQIRLDLLPPWYIRFTKTLLEWLPQSWTDSLEGAVL, from the coding sequence ATGGCAATAATAAACAGTGAGTTGATATACAAAATCCTTGCAGGATTGCTATTGCTGGGAGCCGGACAAACCGCTTATGCGACAAACCTATGCGACATGACGCCACAATTAACCGCATTAAGCCAAATTGAGCAGCAAATAGATTATTATCAACTCGAAAACGGCATACAAGTGCGTTTGCTGCAACAAGTTGATAGCCAAAGTGTCAGTATTGCCAGCCAGTTTGCGGTTGGCTCTCGCAATGAACAGCAGGGGCAAACTGGCTACGCCCACCTATTTGAACATCTGTTATTTAAAGGCAGTGAACAAGCCAGTATTGCAACCTACCCCCAGCAGATGAGCGCAGTTGGAGCACGTTTTAATGCGTCTACTCATTTTGATTACACCAATTATTATGCCACCTATCCTAGCCAAGCTATTGAATTAAATCTTTTTCTGGAGTCAGACCGCTTTATCAGGCCAATCATCAGCCCCAACAGCGTGACCAACCAACAAGGTGCGGTATTAGAGGAGATGGCGGGCAGCATAGATAACCAACCTTATATTCGTAAAGCGATGGAATTTTTACTTAAGCAAGTAAACAATACCCCTTACGATCACGCCATTATTGGCAGTGCACAAGACGTGAAGGCCGCAACTGCACAAAGCTTGCAGCAATTTCACCAAACATTCTATCGCCCTGATGCAATGCAATTATCTTTAGTGGGTCAGTTAGCATCCAACACAGCTGAACTCATTGAGCACTATTTTGGTCAATGGCCAAAGCCAACAGCTTCAATAGCAAACTTTTCCCCCTTAACCATTTCTGCTTCGGCTCAGCACGGAGAAATTGTCGATAGCCGTGGCCCATGGCCTGCGGTGTTGCTCGCTTGGCATACGGTTGGACGGCAGCATATTGATGCTGAAGCACTCAGCTTACTAAGCCAGTATTTATTCCAATATCGAGCGAGTTTACTGGCTAAAAGCCAACAAACACATAGTACAAGCTTGCTTGATTACAGTATTCCATTAACCATGGAGATGCATGGAGTCACCAATATCGTGCTTGTTCCCAGAGCCAATGAGTCCCTTGATTCATTAACCCAAATGATCACTCAACTCATTAATCAAGTAGCAGAGCAAGGCATTCCGGCAGACACATTATGCCGCTTGAAAACCTCAGCCATTAATAAGCATTTATCTGAACTAAGCAATCATCAAAACTTAGCCATTTATTTATCTAATAGCCAAGCAAGAGATACACTCACGCCATTAACTGCACCATGGCAAAGAGTAAATCAAGTATCACCGCAAGATATCCAACGAGTCGCCAAGCAATATTTATTGAATAAGCAGATACGGTTAGATCTATTACCACCTTGGTATATTCGTTTCACTAAAACCCTATTAGAATGGTTGCCGCAATCATGGACCGACTCGCTAGAAGGAGCTGTACTCTAA
- a CDS encoding LpxL/LpxP family Kdo(2)-lipid IV(A) lauroyl/palmitoleoyl acyltransferase translates to MVEKAEFTSKLYHPKYWLLWLGVILMRATQLLPLSVQMKLGKGLGRLVMAVASSRKHTAQRNLELCFPDMPKDEQQKLLTKNFEETGKALFDTINAWWWSDEKIQQHMTISGQEHVRNSLDNGKGVILFAVHCLPLEMGARIFGQFQPGIGVYRPHNNPVMEYLQVKGRLRSNKGLVPKRDVRQMIRSLRAPDVIWYTADQDFGRSSAVFIPFFAVPDAATITGATSLAKLGKANVLPFFVERTADDKGYKIEIMPPLDNFPGENELEDALRGNQIVEQIISRNPSQYMWLHRRFKTRPDKSTPSLYK, encoded by the coding sequence GTGGTCGAAAAAGCCGAATTTACTAGCAAATTGTATCACCCTAAATATTGGTTACTGTGGCTAGGTGTCATCTTAATGCGGGCAACTCAATTGCTGCCTTTATCTGTTCAAATGAAACTTGGCAAAGGATTGGGGCGACTTGTTATGGCGGTTGCTAGCAGCCGTAAACATACAGCTCAACGTAATCTTGAATTATGTTTTCCTGACATGCCTAAAGATGAACAACAAAAACTGCTGACCAAAAACTTTGAAGAAACCGGTAAAGCCCTGTTTGATACTATCAATGCGTGGTGGTGGTCTGATGAAAAAATTCAGCAACATATGACAATATCCGGCCAAGAGCATGTCAGAAATAGCTTAGACAATGGTAAAGGGGTCATTCTATTTGCAGTGCATTGTTTACCCTTAGAAATGGGCGCGCGAATTTTTGGCCAATTTCAACCGGGTATTGGTGTATATCGACCACACAATAATCCGGTAATGGAATATCTGCAGGTAAAAGGTCGATTACGCTCCAACAAAGGGTTAGTGCCCAAAAGAGATGTGCGCCAGATGATCCGCAGCTTACGGGCGCCGGATGTCATTTGGTATACGGCCGACCAAGATTTTGGCCGTTCAAGTGCCGTGTTTATTCCATTTTTTGCCGTACCAGATGCTGCCACTATTACCGGAGCAACGTCACTGGCAAAATTAGGCAAAGCTAATGTTCTGCCATTTTTTGTTGAACGGACCGCAGACGACAAAGGTTACAAGATTGAAATTATGCCGCCATTGGATAACTTTCCCGGTGAAAATGAGCTTGAAGATGCATTGCGCGGCAATCAAATTGTTGAGCAAATCATCAGCCGCAATCCATCGCAATATATGTGGTTACACCGTCGCTTTAAAACCCGCCCCGATAAAAGCACCCCATCGCTATATAAATAA
- the hldE gene encoding bifunctional D-glycero-beta-D-manno-heptose-7-phosphate kinase/D-glycero-beta-D-manno-heptose 1-phosphate adenylyltransferase HldE gives MKVSLPAFENARVLVLGDVMLDRYWVGPTGRISPEAPVAVVKINQIEDRPGGAANVALNVATLGGQVKLAGIVGDDDNAQALTLGVQTLGVQPQWLTVEDKPTITKLRVLSRNQQLIRLDFEEPFAAQDSQALFAQAETLLDDVDVLVLSDYAKGAINNPQAFIAKARAKGVTVLVDPKGSDFGKYHGASLITPNMSEFEAVVGTVTCEDDLIEKAQALIKQHDFKAILVTRSEKGMTLISKDEPELHIPTVAREVFDVTGAGDTVISALATSIAAGSTLAQACAIANTAAGVVVGKLGTSTVSRIELINALNIRDGESGFGVLSEDQLAYAIEQAKLRGEKVVMTNGCFDILHAGHVSYLKQAKALGDRLIVAVNDDASVKRLKGEGRPVNQVDRRMAVLAGLASVDWVVPFSEDTPQRIISRLLPDSLVKGGDYKVEEIAGGAEVIANGGCVEVLGFEDGVSTTAIIQNIMANK, from the coding sequence ATGAAGGTTTCTCTTCCTGCTTTTGAAAATGCCCGCGTTTTAGTGCTTGGCGATGTGATGCTTGACCGTTATTGGGTTGGGCCAACGGGTCGCATTTCTCCTGAAGCGCCAGTTGCGGTGGTTAAGATTAACCAGATTGAAGATCGCCCTGGTGGCGCGGCTAACGTTGCATTAAACGTGGCGACTTTAGGAGGGCAAGTTAAGCTTGCTGGAATTGTGGGTGATGACGACAATGCGCAGGCATTAACCTTAGGCGTGCAAACTTTAGGGGTGCAACCACAATGGTTAACGGTTGAAGATAAGCCAACGATTACCAAGTTAAGAGTGTTATCACGCAATCAGCAGTTAATTCGTTTAGATTTTGAAGAGCCCTTTGCCGCCCAAGATAGCCAAGCCTTATTTGCCCAAGCTGAGACATTACTTGATGATGTGGATGTATTGGTGTTATCTGATTATGCTAAAGGCGCAATTAATAATCCTCAAGCCTTTATTGCTAAAGCTCGTGCCAAAGGCGTGACCGTATTAGTTGACCCTAAAGGTAGCGATTTTGGTAAGTATCATGGCGCATCATTAATTACGCCGAACATGAGTGAGTTTGAAGCCGTTGTTGGTACGGTAACTTGTGAAGATGACTTAATCGAAAAAGCTCAGGCATTAATTAAACAACATGATTTTAAGGCTATATTGGTCACGCGTTCTGAGAAAGGCATGACCTTGATCAGTAAAGACGAACCAGAATTGCACATACCTACCGTGGCCCGTGAAGTGTTTGATGTGACGGGAGCTGGTGATACGGTGATTTCTGCGCTAGCAACCTCTATTGCAGCAGGTTCCACACTTGCTCAAGCCTGTGCCATTGCCAATACTGCCGCTGGTGTGGTGGTGGGCAAGCTAGGCACCTCAACTGTTAGCCGCATTGAGTTGATTAACGCGCTTAATATTCGTGATGGCGAGTCAGGCTTTGGTGTGCTCAGTGAAGACCAACTGGCCTATGCCATCGAGCAGGCCAAACTTCGCGGCGAAAAAGTGGTCATGACCAATGGCTGCTTTGATATTTTACATGCAGGGCATGTGAGTTATTTAAAGCAAGCTAAAGCCTTAGGTGACAGGCTGATTGTTGCTGTTAATGACGATGCTTCTGTTAAGCGTTTAAAAGGAGAAGGCAGACCTGTTAATCAGGTTGATCGCCGTATGGCTGTACTGGCAGGTTTGGCGTCTGTTGATTGGGTTGTCCCTTTTAGCGAAGATACCCCGCAGCGAATTATCTCAAGATTATTACCTGACTCATTAGTTAAAGGTGGCGACTATAAGGTTGAAGAGATCGCTGGTGGTGCGGAAGTGATCGCCAATGGCGGTTGTGTAGAAGTGCTTGGTTTTGAAGATGGCGTGTCTACTACAGCGATTATTCAAAATATTATGGCGAATAAGTAG
- a CDS encoding glycine zipper family protein encodes MMKKLLIAALTFCVFSAQANIIYDKSGVDEKDFIYDEYQCQELSQQVQKSHESRSALGSAAKGAAVGAIGSAIGGGSGSEGAKKGAGIGVALGLLGGAKDRKENEANYQAEKELVVKNCMSDRGYRVLN; translated from the coding sequence ATGATGAAAAAGTTACTTATTGCGGCCCTTACATTTTGTGTTTTTTCAGCCCAAGCGAATATCATTTACGACAAATCTGGCGTTGATGAAAAAGACTTTATCTATGATGAATATCAATGTCAGGAACTCTCTCAGCAAGTACAAAAAAGTCATGAGTCTCGAAGTGCTTTAGGCAGTGCAGCCAAAGGCGCTGCAGTCGGTGCAATAGGTAGTGCTATTGGCGGTGGTAGTGGTTCTGAAGGCGCTAAAAAGGGTGCTGGTATTGGCGTCGCTCTTGGTTTATTGGGCGGAGCAAAAGATCGCAAAGAAAATGAAGCGAATTACCAAGCAGAAAAAGAACTAGTAGTTAAAAACTGCATGTCGGATCGTGGCTATCGGGTATTAAACTAA